From the Candidatus Methanomethylicota archaeon genome, the window AGCTCGCATCAGCGCAAACAAACTGCACGTTACCCTTAGGTACCTTCCGCTTGGCAACCTCGAGCGAGCGACAGGAAAGCTCCAAACCCACTACAAAGCCGGCCTTCGAGAAGTAACTAGTCATAAAACCATCGCCGCAACCGACATCCAAGATGACATCCCGCTCTTTTGGCAGCAGGTACCAAGCTGTTACTTGCGCCCTGCGCTCCTGCCTGCGCCTAGCTCTCCCTTTCAAATCCCAAATGCTCGGCTCGACGGGCTCTTCGCCTTTGCGCACTTCAGTCATAGTCTTCGGTTCTTAATTAAAAATCGATGTCTCATCACAGTAATAGCAATATATCATATGTATGCTAGCTTTTTAGTTCGCTTTCTAAGAGTATTAATAAAGAAGACGATAGATAAAAATGTTAACACTCCGAGATAAGTATATTCTCCATACATGAAAATTTAATATTCATAACAACCATGTTACATCTATATCATCTAAAATTATTGCTACATTATACACAGGTATAGATAGCCTCTCTAATATTTTTCGAGCGCGCGCAGCTCCGCGCCCTCGACATCGATTTTGATAATGTGGGTCGAAGTCTCACCCCCAAAATATCGTCTAGGGTCAAAGCGTCCACGGTTACGCTCGCGCCCTCCCGCACAGCGGAGGCGTAGCCGTACAAAGGGTGAGAAATCTTCAACACAAGCCTAGATTGCGCGCACGCTTTTGGTTAAACTGGAGATCACTTAACATTATTGTTGCCAATGCATCGACAAAATATCCATTTATGGCACTATAACCGCTTATTGCGTTAGCTTGCTTAATACATTCTATAACTTTTTGAACAGATGCATATTGTTTTGAAACTTTCTGGTAGAATAATGGAAAGGTCTTATCAAAACCGCATGGATTAACAATAGAAGTTGGGATAACACGCGTATGACGCCTTCTCTCATTTGTTCGAGGAAGAAACTTAAGTCGAGACGTAGAAACCTCATACTCAATAAGATTTTTGGCGTATCCTGCTGTCCCTCTAATTCTTCTCAAACCTTCAAATTCAAAATCTACTCCTAAGGGTCCGAAAACAAAACTTGATAAGAACTTACGATAAAGTCTTTTAAACATCTTGAATCTCACAGGTACCTGGGCCCAAAAATCAACGAACCGTTTATCCCATAATGGCATTAACCATTGATAACCGAAAAATTGATACGGCCTGATAGCACTTACAATGAACTTAGATTGCCGCTCGCGCCAATCAAAGATTTCGTATAATTGATAACTTTCTACACTACTACCAATTTCATAAGACAAGTTCATTAGATACCTAATAATCCTTTTTATTATTTTTCCGGAGGGGGGCCAGCTACGCAAATAGTGTTTCTTTAATATAGCTAATGCTAATTCATCAATATTGCGAGAAAGCAAAACATCGATAGAAATATGACCCCCAGATATAAAATCGCCTGTATGACCAGGGATAAAAACGCAATCTTTTCTATCACAAATTTCTTTAACCCGTGAGGTTGACAAAAACTCCTGAATATTAGGAGCGATATGATAGCCATGAGTTAACTTTAAGTAGAAATGAAATCATCGGAATTAAACATTTTGAGTTGAGACTTTAATGAATAATCTATATAATGCCACTCATAACCCAATTTTTCGGCTACACGTTTGCTTGTTGGCGTTTCATAGTTTCCCTCAATTCCATAGTTTACACAAACTACATTTGTGGCTCCAAATAGTTTAAGCATTGAAACAACAAACCTAGAATCTAAACCTCCGCTTAACGGAACTACAATGGTTTTTCCCTTTGTCCATTTTATAACATCCTTAAATACCTTTTTGGTTACATCCCATAGTTTTTCCATGAGCTCTTTTTCATCTTCTTCCCTTGTTGGGTTAGTATCGTAGAGATACTTGTCCTGAATTATAAGTGTACGATTTTTATATTCCAATATTTCGCCAGCCTGCAGAATGTGGACATTCCTTATTAAAGTGCGATCCGATAAAACAAATCCAAATGATAAGAATTCAAGAAGAGTTGAAGTATCGAGTTCAGCGTTCTTAAAAAGGTACTTTATATCATCTGACACATAAGCTATGCCATCTTCTATTTTATAGAAAATTGGAACAGGACGAATTATGCCAGCGTTAATATAGCAAATTTCAACATCATCGTTCTTATGATATACATAAACGTAAGGAGCTCCAATACTGTCTAAATAATCTTTAGTGACATGATTTGGCAAAGCTTGATAGCGGTAAACTAAAAGTTTACAATCACTTTGCTCACTGGCGATTCGCCATATTTGATCATTAAGTATGAGAAACAATTTCTGGATGTTAGTTCTAATCCTCATTAAACCTACTATTCAAAACTTTTAAGAAAACACGTATTAGGCTTTAAGCAAACTTTCTGCGATTTTATCGTAGCGCGCGCTAATTAATCTAAGTCTATTACACATAAAAACAATTATGAGACCCTGTAAATGCTTCCAATAGCCTAAGCGCTATGTCGTCGTAGTGAAAGTTCTTTGCCAGCAACTATCATCTTTCAGATAACCTCTTTCTTAACTCCTCGTTTTTAAGCACCGCTAATATTTTGTTAGTTTTTCTCCGTTTTTCAGCCCCATGTACTCGTAGACCTTGTGCTTGGTAGTTATTACCGGCACGCCCAAGGCCCAAGCCTCGATTACCTTAATAGGGATGTTCGACTCCGTGGTAGGAGTCCTAATACGGGGGGCTATGAGGACGTCGAATCTCATAAGATATCTCAAGGCCGCTTCGTGCTTCACGAAACCCGTTATACGACAATTTACCTTCAGCTCTTTACATAGCTTTTCTAGCTTCCTCCTTTCGGAGCCGTCGCCGACGATCAGAAGAGTCGCCGGTCTATCTAACATGTCCTTGAGCTTGACAACGGCCCTCACGAGTGCGTCTGCTCCCTGCCACCAAGCGAGAAGCCTTACGAATCCGATGGTCTAACCGCCCTTACTTCCAGAGATATGCGTGCCTTTAACTGCCCTTATCTTCTGCTCGCTTATGCCAGGGGGGTTACTATGATCCTTCGCGGCAAAGCGCGCGCTACTCTCTTCTGTGTCCTCGGGGGCGTCGTGAATACACCGGCAGGTTTTCCGCCAGGCCTCTTACCAGAAATAACAACTCCCTCAACCTCTCTACGTTATCAACATTCTCTACTCTGTGAAGAGTCACCACGGCATACCGGGCGCCACTAAGCCCAAGCCTCTCCAACACTCTAGACCTCTCCTCTGCAACAGGTACCCACCTCTTCAACGCGGCGTGCGCAATTAAATTCATTAATATCTAGAATACACTATAGCTTCAATATCTTAAGGATAAGTTTTAAAAGTAAATTAGCGCTGTTTTTTCTATCTACTTTGCTACGATAGCTAAGTGTTGCTTGTTTTAATACCATTAATTTATTAATATTTATGTATAGCTCGCTTAATGAATTAATGATACAATCTATGTTATTCGTTGGGCACCAAATTCCTATCTTGTTCCTTTGAACAGTTTTAGCGATAATGAAGTATGGTGGCGAGGAAACTAGCACGGGTAATCCGCATGCAATGTATTCGTAAAACTTAGCAGGTAAAGAATAGCGATAATGTGGATCGTTATAATAGGGTAGTACCGCAAGATCCATCTGTGACATCCACGATATTAATTCGTCTGTTGAAAGCAGACCAAGATAGATAACATTATCAAGAATTCTTAGGCGTTTTGCATAGGTAAAGACCCAAGGTTCTATGGTACCAGCGATGTATAATTTTACAGAGATTCCTTTTTGCACGAGTCGCGAAATAGCCTCAAGAATAAGCGGAAGATTATAACCCTCTGCTGTTCTACCCGCAAAAAATAATTTAAGTTCAGTAATCTGTTGTGATTGTAAGTTCTGAACCGGCTTGAATATATTTAAATCGGCACCGTTTGGCAAAACGAAGATCTTATGAGTTAAAGAAGGCATGGCTCGTTGCAAATCAAAAGCCAATAACTCATTAACAGTAGTAATAGCATGTGATTTATATAAAATACCATATTCAAGATGCCGGAGAATGTTTATCAACGATCTAAATAAGAATTTATTAGAATGTCCGTAGAAATTATCAAGAGGATCCCGCACATCTACGATTAATTTGATTTTCCTAACGCTAGCAACGAGGTACATACCTAAGAGATAACGAGGTGGCGGAACACTTATAATAACTATATCATTTGTAGTTATGAAAATAATTATGGCAATTATAATTGAATGTAATATCTCCATTATAGTTGTTAATTTGGCAGAATTACAGAACCTAAACATAATAGGAACTTTTATTAGATTATAATTATATTTTAGATTAACTTTAAAGTGTTTTTCATTAGAATATAAACATTTAATGTATTTAATTCTTGGAGATATTATATATACTTTGAATCCATGTCGAGAAAGAAAATCAGCGAAATATTCAATTCTTCGCGATGCTGCTCCTAGGAACGGTATTTCCAATCCAATGACAAAAGTTAATCGGACATTAGTACCTTTATCTCTCATGTATACCAATTATTATCTGAGCCAACTTGGAAAGAACTTTATAGTAGCGCGCACCGAGCTAATAATATGTCCTCATACATTTACACGTAATTGCGATCTTCTCTTACTCATAAGACCTGCTAATAATGCTAAAGAGCCTATGGCCAACTGGAGGGGATAAAATAGTAAACCGTAAAAAGCTATGGCATTTTTGAATTTCATATAATTTCTTAAGACCTTAACAAAAAGTCCTATAATCGCTAAAAGTATAGAAAGTATGACGGGAAGAAACCCTCCTACGATAAACAAAGATATCAGTATGAACAGAAGAATAATTGGCGCGAGGTAAAGGGCAGTAGTCTGAGGATAATATTTGAACAATCCGTGCTTTTTAGCGGCTTGCGCGTGGCCTTTGACGGGTCTCCATAGATACCTTATGAATGAGTGCCAGCTCTCCCACTCACCACTTTGATGAAATACTACAGCTGAAGGATCGTACAGAATTCTATACTTTTTGCTAACACGATAGGCTAACTCTGTATCATCGGTATCGCAAAGACTTTCATCGAAGAACCCGACTTCTTCAAAAACTTTCCTTCTAAATGCCATATTAGTACCACGCCCAAAAACACCTTTATCAGGAGAAATACGTGAAAATTCCAAGTCTCTTTTAAACTTACAAAACTTTTTCAACAAGCCACCATTCCCTTCATCTGATATCGCCATACGCCCAAAAACACCACCCACATCCTCCGATTTAAAGTTTTTAACTAAATTCTCGATCCACCTTGGATGCGCATATTCGTTGCCACCAGTAAATGCTATAATATCACCTGTTGAATTCTTTATACCAATGTTTCGAGCATGTGCAAAACCTAGACCAGGTTCTATGACAAGCTTTAAGTTTTTATATCTTGAGTACTTGCTCATTATAAGCTCACGAGTTCCATCAGTAGAGTTCCCATCGACAACTATGATCTCTATGTGAGGATACGTCTGAGCTATAAGCGAATCTAAACATTTCTCAATATGCCTAATCTCATTCCTCT encodes:
- a CDS encoding 7-cyano-7-deazaguanine synthase; its protein translation is MPNHVTKDYLDSIGAPYVYVYHKNDDVEICYINAGIIRPVPIFYKIEDGIAYVSDDIKYLFKNAELDTSTLLEFLSFGFVLSDRTLIRNVHILQAGEILEYKNRTLIIQDKYLYDTNPTREEDEKELMEKLWDVTKKVFKDVIKWTKGKTIVVPLSGGLDSRFVVSMLKLFGATNVVCVNYGIEGNYETPTSKRVAEKLGYEWHYIDYSLKSQLKMFNSDDFIST
- a CDS encoding glycosyltransferase family 4 protein codes for the protein MGFVRLLAWWQGADALVRAVVKLKDMLDRPATLLIVGDGSERRKLEKLCKELKVNCRITGFVKHEAALRYLMRFDVLIAPRIRTPTTESNIPIKVIEAWALGVPVITTKHKVYEYMGLKNGEKLTKY
- a CDS encoding glycosyltransferase codes for the protein MRDKGTNVRLTFVIGLEIPFLGAASRRIEYFADFLSRHGFKVYIISPRIKYIKCLYSNEKHFKVNLKYNYNLIKVPIMFRFCNSAKLTTIMEILHSIIIAIIIFITTNDIVIISVPPPRYLLGMYLVASVRKIKLIVDVRDPLDNFYGHSNKFLFRSLINILRHLEYGILYKSHAITTVNELLAFDLQRAMPSLTHKIFVLPNGADLNIFKPVQNLQSQQITELKLFFAGRTAEGYNLPLILEAISRLVQKGISVKLYIAGTIEPWVFTYAKRLRILDNVIYLGLLSTDELISWMSQMDLAVLPYYNDPHYRYSLPAKFYEYIACGLPVLVSSPPYFIIAKTVQRNKIGIWCPTNNIDCIINSLSELYININKLMVLKQATLSYRSKVDRKNSANLLLKLILKILKL
- a CDS encoding glycosyltransferase; the encoded protein is MEGAKNVSVSIIVIERNEIRHIEKCLDSLIAQTYPHIEIIVVDGNSTDGTRELIMSKYSRYKNLKLVIEPGLGFAHARNIGIKNSTGDIIAFTGGNEYAHPRWIENLVKNFKSEDVGGVFGRMAISDEGNGGLLKKFCKFKRDLEFSRISPDKGVFGRGTNMAFRRKVFEEVGFFDESLCDTDDTELAYRVSKKYRILYDPSAVVFHQSGEWESWHSFIRYLWRPVKGHAQAAKKHGLFKYYPQTTALYLAPIILLFILISLFIVGGFLPVILSILLAIIGLFVKVLRNYMKFKNAIAFYGLLFYPLQLAIGSLALLAGLMSKRRSQLRVNV